Proteins from a single region of Cytophagia bacterium CHB2:
- the narH gene encoding nitrate reductase subunit beta (with NarGJI catalyzes the reduction of nitrate; the beta subunit is an iron sulfur cluster containing electron transfer subunit; one of 3 nitrate reductases in E. coli and in E. coli is expressed when nitrate levels are high) codes for DKANGIADTTIRAAQLSPVYKFVKQWGIALPLHPEFRTLPNLFYVPPMLPAMASVDADGVYDSTTKSLWGGVETARLPMKYLASLFTAGDEEKVRNVLRKLLAVKIHRRDATVGDLPKEEVEEALNIGRTNAAEADAIFRLTSLATFNERFVIPPAHREESIEMMEATADTKGETGFGFKMRPARGL; via the coding sequence GGACAAGGCCAACGGCATCGCCGACACCACCATCCGCGCCGCCCAGCTCTCCCCGGTGTACAAGTTCGTGAAGCAATGGGGCATCGCCCTGCCGCTGCACCCGGAGTTCCGCACGCTGCCCAACCTGTTCTACGTGCCGCCCATGCTGCCCGCCATGGCCAGTGTGGACGCCGACGGCGTGTACGACAGCACCACCAAGAGCCTCTGGGGCGGGGTGGAGACCGCGCGCCTGCCCATGAAGTACCTCGCCAGCCTGTTCACCGCCGGCGATGAGGAGAAGGTGCGCAACGTGCTGCGCAAGCTGCTGGCCGTGAAGATCCACCGCCGCGACGCCACCGTGGGCGATCTGCCGAAGGAGGAAGTGGAGGAGGCCCTGAACATCGGGCGCACCAACGCGGCCGAGGCCGATGCCATCTTCCGCCTCACCAGCCTGGCCACCTTCAACGAGCGCTTCGTGATCCCGCCCGCGCACCGCGAGGAGAGCATCGAGATGATGGAGGCCACCGCCGACACCAAGGGTGAGACCGGCTTCGGCTTCAAGATGCGCCCCGCACGCGGCCTCTGA
- a CDS encoding tetratricopeptide repeat protein yields MNHLAKYRPFTPLVSYPDAGLPAAVERCTAMLGLHCPEAAATLAPFAQWLAATPLHDQEEVYARTFHIQAICYLDLGFVLFGEDYKRGEFLVNMKREQALAGNHCGDELPDNLANVLNLLQNYRSAFLHLAQYHLSRRENDEVVRTLDRMGQVMPEYVIPTSDFRINEAIGLMYAQAGRPEELTKRYRNMIENEYGRLTAVNDKLSFADYLNYRGQRALAESLAQEVIKQNPAQREGYQWLARLYSMTGERDKAVTALEQLLARFPDDQAARTQLEQLRGTAPAPVDTSHSSN; encoded by the coding sequence ATGAACCACCTGGCCAAATACCGCCCGTTCACGCCCCTGGTGTCCTACCCCGATGCCGGGCTGCCCGCCGCCGTGGAGCGCTGCACCGCCATGCTGGGCCTGCACTGCCCGGAGGCCGCGGCGACCCTCGCCCCCTTCGCACAATGGCTCGCGGCAACCCCCCTGCACGACCAGGAGGAGGTGTACGCGCGCACCTTCCACATCCAGGCCATCTGCTACCTGGACCTGGGCTTCGTGCTCTTCGGTGAGGACTACAAGCGCGGCGAGTTCCTGGTGAACATGAAGCGCGAGCAGGCCCTGGCCGGCAACCACTGCGGCGACGAGCTGCCGGACAACCTGGCCAACGTGCTGAACCTGCTGCAAAACTACCGTTCCGCGTTCCTGCACCTGGCGCAATATCATCTCTCCCGCCGTGAGAATGACGAGGTCGTAAGAACGCTCGATCGCATGGGACAAGTCATGCCGGAGTATGTCATTCCGACGAGTGATTTTCGCATCAACGAGGCGATTGGCTTGATGTATGCGCAGGCCGGGCGCCCGGAAGAGCTGACCAAGCGCTATCGCAACATGATTGAAAATGAGTACGGCCGGCTGACCGCCGTGAATGATAAACTGTCGTTTGCCGATTATTTGAACTATCGCGGGCAACGGGCGCTGGCCGAATCCCTGGCGCAGGAGGTGATCAAGCAAAATCCGGCGCAGCGTGAAGGGTATCAGTGGTTAGCGCGCCTTTACAGTATGACCGGCGAGCGCGATAAAGCGGTGACGGCTTTGGAACAATTGTTGGCGCGCTTTCCGGATGATCAAGCGGCGCGCACGCAGTTGGAACAGTTGCGCGGCACGGCGCCCGCGCCGGTTGATACCAGCCATTCCTCGAATTAA